A region of Fusarium keratoplasticum isolate Fu6.1 chromosome 6, whole genome shotgun sequence DNA encodes the following proteins:
- a CDS encoding Dolichol-phosphate mannosyltransferase subunit 1, with product MASKANKYSVILPTYNERKNLPIMTWLLNRMFTENNLEWELIIVDDGSPDGTQEVALQLVEAYSPHVVLKTRTGKLGLGTAYVHGLQFVTGNFVIIMDADFSHHPKFIPQMVALQEKGNYDIVTGTRYAGDGGVYGWDLKRKFVSRGANLFADTVLRPGVSDLTGSFRLYKRSVLEKVISSTESKGYSFQMEMMVRAKAMGCTVAEVPISFVDRLYGESKLGGDEIVQYAQGVFNLWLKV from the exons ATGGCCTCCAAAGCGAACAAGTACTCGGTTATCCTGCCGACCTACAATGAGCGCAAGAACCTCCCCATTATGACCTGGTTGTTGAACCGCATGTTCACTGAGAA CAACCTCGAATGGGAactcatcatcgtcgacgacggctcCCCCGACGGAACCCAAGAAGTCGCCCTTCAGCTCGTCGAGGCCTACTCCCCCCACGTCGTCCTCAAGACCCGAACTGGcaagctcggcctcggaACGGCCTACGTCCACGGCCTGCAGTTCGTTACCGGCAActttgtcatcatcatggacgcCGACTTCTCGCACCACCCCAAGTTCATCCCCCAGATGGTGGCCCTCCAGGAGAAGGGCAACTACGACATTGTCACCGGCACCCGCTatgctggtgatggtggtgtttaCGGCTGGGACCTCAAGCGCAAGTTTGTCAGCCGCGGCGCCAACCTGTTCGCCGATACTGTGCTCCGACCCGGCGTTAGCGACCTGACTGGCAGCTTCCGCCTGTACAAGCGATCCGTCCTCGAGAAGGTCATCTCCAGTACCGAGAGCAAGGGATACAGCTTccagatggagatgatggtgcgcgccaaggccatgggctGCACCGTCGCTGAGGTGCCCATCTCGTTCGTCGACCGTCTGTACGGCGAGAGCAAGCTGGGCGGCGACGAGATCGTCCAGTACGCTCAGGGTGTCTTCAACCTGTGGCTCAAGGTGTAA
- a CDS encoding BTB domain-containing protein — translation MASKDITKDDLKDHKHESSKPAEPALRQLIPDGDIMLLVGPEQKKIQISSHLLCKTSPVFKTMLNSDFEEGKAFRERNGAPAEIKLPDDSPETV, via the exons ATGGCCTCCAAAGACATCACCAAAGACGACCTGAAAGACCATAAACACGAAAGCTCCA AACCCGCTGAACCCGCGTTGCGGCAACTCATCCCCGATGGCGATATCATGCTCCTCGTTGGTCCCGAGCAGAAAAAGATCCAGATCTCGTCGCATCTGCTCTGCAAGACCTCTCCAGTTTTCAAGACCATGCTGAACTCCGATTTCGAGGAGGGTAAAGCATTCCGCGAGAGAAACGGTGCCCCGGCCGAGATCAAGCTTCCGGATGACAGCCCAGAAACGGTCTAG
- a CDS encoding BTB domain-containing protein, translating into MVERFTLAKSFWLRRDRGFSAKAMWNLMIAAYLFKSDRDLFYYSNLLAAKKNSSLVRYASKTSCWVTGLKLCLAIEELRNRGPESATRGDGAQSSQQIIPDGDVILVVGLKKSKIQLSSHLLRTTSPVFAAMLGPSFKEGTLLRESQGPTEIVLPEDNAEALWNIYSTLYGAHPRVNHLKPAELYNISIVAHKYDLVSRLSPICELWFEDTNEELFSSVKTAWKMMMAAYWLDNEFGFGNLSQTLIKAKVESFYRHGMETSDQVLGLKICCK; encoded by the exons ATGGTAGAGCGGTTCACGCTCGCCAAGAGTTTCTGGCTCCGACGGGATCGAGGGTTCTCCGCCAAGGCCATGTGGAACTTGATGATAGCTGCGTATCTGTTCAAGTCAGACCGCGATCTGTTTTACTACAGCAATCTTTTGGCCGCAAAGAAGAACTCCTCCCTTGTCAGATACGCCTCCAAGACGTCCTGTTGGGTTACTGGGCTGAAGCTATGCC TGGCAATAGAGGAGCTCCGAAACCGTG GACCCGAATCAGCCACAAGGGGAGATGGAGCACAGTCCTCGCAGCAGATCATCCCAGATGGCgatgtcatcctcgtcgtcggcctaAAGAAAAGCAAGATCCAGCTCTCTTCCCACCTCCTCCGCACCACTTCGCCCGTCTTTGCTGCCATGCTCGGCCCCAGCTTCAAAGAGGGAACCCTCCTTCGAGAGAGTCAGGGTCCCACCGAAATTGTCCTTCCGGAAGACAACGCCGAAGCACTCTGGAATATTTATAGCACCCTCTACGGGGCTCATCCTCGCGTGAATCATCTGAAGCCGGCCGAGTTGTACAACATATCAATCGTAGCCCACAAGTACGATCTGGTAAGCCGGCTTTCGCCAATCTGCGAGTTGTGGTTCGAAGATACGAACGAAGAGCTCTTTAGCTCAGTTAAGACGgcctggaagatgatgatggcagcatATTGGCTTGATAATGAGTTCGGGTTTGGCAACCTAAGCCAGACATTGATCAAGGCGAAAGTAGAGTCATTCTACAGGCACGGGATGGAAACGTCAGACCAGGTCCTCGGGCTTAAGATCTGCTGTAAGTGA
- a CDS encoding Histidinol dehydrogenase: MAPQHLKETGVVRDIRAKGGKAVRTYSGKFDKWPPASFKLSDSQIRDCIAQVPLQTIKDIKTAQENVRKFAEVQRASTHICTYDHFRSQSRRGEASHCLHATHPRETSKCHYRRCSFVVADEIFVIGGMQAIAAMATGTETIKKVDFIAGPENAFVAETKRLLFGETGIDLVAGPTEVFIVADEAADLFTVATGMLSQAEYGPDTPEVLITTSEKMAPETIKIINKLLETLPTSELAERRSKRYQTMNGALFLGEKTCMYYGDKGIGTNHVLPTRKAGNYTGGLWVGKFLKTQMYQEIVDEKASGEMGRLCGRCSRAENFEGLAGSGDLRA; encoded by the exons ATGGCCCCCCAACACCTCAAAGAAACG GGCGTGGTCCGGGACATCAGAGCGAAGGGCGGCAAAGCAGTGAGGACTTACTCGGGCAAGTTTGACAAATGGCCTCCCGCATCCTTCAAGCTGTCCGACAGCCAGATCCGAGACTGTATTGCCCAAGTCCCCCTCCAGACCATCAAAGACATCAAGACGGCACAGGAGAATGTGCGCAAGTTCGCCGAAGTTCAGCGTGCCTCTACTCACATCTGCACATACGACCATTTCCGCAGCCAAAGTCGCCGGGGTGAAGCAAGCCATTGCCTGCACGCCACCCATCCAAGAGAAACTTCCAAATGCCACTATCGCCGCTGCTCATTTGTGGTAGCCGATGAGATCTTTGTCATTGGCGGCATGCAAGCTATCGCTGCCATGGCCACTGGCACAGAGACGATCAAAAAGGTTGACTTTATTGCCGGGCCTGAGAATGCCTTTGTCGCTGAGACGAAGCGACTCCTCTTTGGAGAGACTGGAATAGACCTGGTTGCTGGCCCGACTGAAGTGTTCATCGTGGctgatgaagctgctgaCCTCTTCACGGTGGCGACTGGCATGCTGTCACAGGCTGAATATGGGCCCGATACTCCAGAGGTCTTGATCACAACGTCGGAAAAGATGGCACCCGAGACCATCAAGATTATCAACAAGCTTCTGGAGACCCTGCCTACTTCCGAGCTAGCTG AGAGGCGCTCGAAAAGATATCAAACTATGAATGGTGCGCTCTTCCTTGGCGAAAAGACGTGCATGTACTACGGCGATAAG GGCATCGGTACCAACCACGTCCTGCCAACACGAAAGGCGGGCAACTACACCGGTGGTCTCTGGGTGGGCAAGTTCCTCAAGACACAGATGTACCAAGAGATTGTGGACGAAAAGGCAAGCGGCGAGATGGGCAGGCTCTGTGGGAGGTGTTCGAGGGCCGAGAACTTTGAAGGACTTGCCGGGTCTGGCGACCTGAGGGCGTAA